In Sphingobium amiense, a genomic segment contains:
- a CDS encoding serine hydrolase domain-containing protein, whose protein sequence is MQIDSRIVKRLGIGAALIAMVAAGTLAGRAQQAGEPLYRVSGEAVVPASALRGAIDPLFEDSAMGETRALLVMRDGEVVAERYAPGFGPDTKLLSWSMGKSVTAALVGLMVADGRLALDAPAPVPAWRQPGDPRGAITLRQLLTMTSGLDHVEDGEPVTDGDTVRMLFMDGARDMAAFAEAKPLAHQPGSAFSYSTGNTLILADLMTRMLTNSDDPDTRRRAMQGFIDGRLKAPGQIPSLTVEYDARGTMIGGSMMHMTARDYGRFGELLRRRGRGPTGHQILPEKWIDMMTTLSRRNAAYGLHVWLNREGPGSALMPGQAPASLFGCVGHGGQYILVSPSQRLTVVRIGLSPTKEQRQAVRGALAKLVGLFPG, encoded by the coding sequence ATGCAGATCGACAGTCGAATCGTAAAGCGCCTTGGCATCGGCGCGGCGCTGATCGCCATGGTCGCAGCGGGAACGCTGGCCGGGCGGGCGCAGCAGGCGGGCGAGCCGCTCTATCGCGTGTCGGGCGAAGCGGTGGTCCCGGCATCGGCGCTGCGCGGGGCGATCGACCCGCTGTTCGAGGACAGCGCGATGGGCGAGACCCGCGCGCTGCTGGTGATGCGCGACGGCGAAGTGGTGGCGGAACGCTATGCGCCGGGCTTCGGGCCGGACACGAAGCTGCTGTCCTGGTCGATGGGCAAGAGCGTGACGGCGGCGCTCGTCGGGCTGATGGTCGCGGACGGACGGCTGGCGCTGGACGCGCCGGCGCCGGTTCCGGCATGGCGCCAGCCGGGTGACCCGCGCGGCGCGATCACGCTGCGGCAGTTGCTGACGATGACATCGGGCCTCGACCATGTGGAGGATGGCGAGCCGGTAACGGACGGCGATACGGTGAGGATGCTCTTCATGGACGGCGCGCGCGACATGGCGGCCTTTGCCGAAGCCAAGCCGCTGGCGCATCAGCCGGGGTCGGCATTTTCCTATTCGACCGGCAACACGCTGATCCTCGCCGACCTGATGACGCGGATGCTGACGAACAGCGACGATCCCGACACGCGGCGGCGGGCGATGCAGGGCTTCATCGACGGGCGGCTGAAGGCGCCGGGGCAGATCCCCAGCCTGACGGTCGAATATGATGCGCGCGGCACGATGATCGGCGGCAGCATGATGCATATGACCGCGCGCGATTATGGACGCTTTGGCGAACTGCTGCGGCGGCGCGGGCGCGGGCCGACCGGGCACCAGATATTGCCCGAAAAGTGGATCGACATGATGACGACGCTTTCGCGCCGCAACGCCGCCTACGGGCTGCATGTCTGGCTGAACCGTGAGGGGCCGGGCAGCGCGCTGATGCCGGGGCAGGCGCCCGCCAGCCTGTTCGGCTGCGTCGGGCATGGCGGGCAATATATCCTCGTGTCGCCATCGCAGCGGCTGACGGTGGTGCGCATCGGCCTGTCGCCGACGAAGGAACAGCGGCAGGCGGTGCGCGGGGCGCTGGCGAAGCTGGTGGGGCTGTTTCCCGGCTAG
- a CDS encoding PhzF family phenazine biosynthesis protein encodes MPSLPFTQVDAFADAPFAGNPAAVMPLDRWLDDATLQAIAAENNLSETAFTIPTPEDPEADYALRWFTPAVEVKLCGHATLASGHVLMQGDAIRFRTRQSGILTVTRDGDAYALSLPAWTMAEKPLPDLAAGLGGAPLASYWREGGYSFFLYPDEAAIRALDPDFAALRSHGNVMLIATAPGTDSDFVSRVFVPGGGVDEDPVCGSAHCLMTPFWAERLGRASLRAHQVSARGGWLGCRLDGDRVILTGTCRTVIEGRFLL; translated from the coding sequence ATGCCTTCGCTTCCCTTCACGCAGGTCGACGCCTTCGCCGACGCGCCTTTCGCCGGCAATCCCGCCGCGGTGATGCCGCTCGACCGCTGGCTCGACGATGCGACGCTGCAGGCCATCGCGGCGGAAAACAACCTCTCCGAAACCGCGTTCACCATCCCCACGCCCGAAGATCCCGAGGCGGACTATGCCCTGCGCTGGTTCACCCCTGCGGTCGAGGTGAAGCTCTGCGGCCATGCGACGCTGGCGAGCGGGCATGTGCTGATGCAGGGCGACGCCATCCGCTTCCGCACGCGCCAGTCCGGCATATTGACCGTCACCCGCGACGGCGACGCCTATGCGCTCTCGCTTCCTGCATGGACCATGGCGGAAAAGCCGCTGCCCGATCTCGCTGCGGGTCTCGGCGGCGCGCCGCTCGCCTCCTACTGGCGCGAGGGCGGCTACAGTTTCTTCCTCTATCCCGACGAAGCCGCGATCCGCGCGCTCGATCCCGATTTCGCGGCGCTCCGGTCGCATGGCAATGTGATGCTGATCGCGACCGCGCCGGGGACCGATAGCGATTTCGTCAGCCGGGTCTTCGTGCCGGGCGGCGGCGTCGATGAAGACCCGGTATGCGGCTCGGCCCACTGCCTGATGACGCCCTTCTGGGCGGAGCGGCTGGGGCGGGCGTCGCTGCGCGCGCATCAGGTGTCGGCGCGCGGCGGGTGGCTCGGCTGCCGGCTCGACGGCGACCGCGTCATCCTGACCGGCACCTGCCGCACCGTGATCGAGGGCCGCTTCCTTCTCTGA
- a CDS encoding TIGR01244 family sulfur transferase has translation MFRKLTDRLLVSPQISVADVAEAKAQGVTVIVNNRPDDEEPGQVNGAAIEAAAKEAGIAYVAVPVSHGGFAPWQLDGMAGALEQAEGGKMLAYCRSGTRSTLLWALTRARAGDHPDVLAAQAAAAGYDIAPVRQIMDTLKPQ, from the coding sequence ATGTTCCGCAAGCTCACCGACCGCCTGCTCGTATCCCCGCAGATCAGCGTCGCGGACGTGGCCGAGGCAAAGGCGCAGGGCGTGACCGTCATCGTCAACAACCGTCCCGATGACGAGGAGCCGGGGCAGGTCAACGGCGCGGCAATCGAGGCAGCGGCGAAGGAGGCGGGAATCGCCTATGTCGCCGTGCCCGTCTCGCATGGCGGCTTCGCCCCGTGGCAGCTCGACGGCATGGCGGGCGCGCTGGAACAGGCGGAGGGCGGCAAGATGCTCGCCTATTGCCGCTCCGGCACGCGCAGCACGCTGCTCTGGGCGCTGACCCGCGCGCGCGCCGGGGACCATCCCGATGTGCTGGCGGCGCAGGCGGCGGCTGCGGGTTATGACATCGCCCCGGTGCGGCAGATCATGGATACGCTGAAGCCGCAATAA
- a CDS encoding DUF4160 domain-containing protein gives MPTVWRVGNLRVVIYTDDHPPPHVHVFGDGETKIALTGDIGVVRVVGATARESRRALAIVREKRDMLIERWNDIHG, from the coding sequence GTGCCAACGGTCTGGCGCGTCGGCAATCTTCGCGTCGTCATCTATACAGACGACCATCCGCCGCCCCATGTCCATGTGTTCGGCGATGGCGAGACCAAGATTGCGCTGACGGGCGACATCGGTGTCGTCCGGGTCGTCGGAGCCACGGCACGCGAGAGTCGACGCGCTCTCGCAATCGTGAGAGAAAAGCGCGATATGTTGATCGAAAGGTGGAATGACATCCATGGGTGA
- a CDS encoding DUF2442 domain-containing protein — MGELTQAQFEEAVRRGEHDLVVKPRARAARYDRASGHIVIDLVSGATFSFPATLAQGLEHAGPDQLAAVEVAGAGFGLHWEELDADLTVEGLMAGRFGSARYMAERFGPDWNSEAAE, encoded by the coding sequence ATGGGTGAGTTGACCCAGGCCCAGTTCGAGGAGGCCGTCCGGCGTGGCGAGCATGACCTTGTGGTCAAACCGCGCGCGCGCGCGGCGCGCTATGATCGCGCAAGCGGCCATATCGTGATTGATCTGGTCAGCGGCGCGACCTTTTCCTTTCCTGCGACGCTGGCGCAGGGGCTGGAGCATGCCGGCCCCGACCAATTGGCGGCGGTGGAGGTCGCTGGCGCAGGTTTCGGCCTGCATTGGGAAGAACTGGATGCCGATCTGACCGTGGAAGGCCTGATGGCGGGCCGTTTCGGCAGCGCCCGCTACATGGCGGAGCGCTTTGGTCCCGACTGGAATAGTGAAGCGGCAGAATGA
- the recQ gene encoding DNA helicase RecQ, whose translation MPRDISTLLHDIFGFTGFRGVQEQVVGRVMAGQPTLAIMPTGAGKSLCYQLPAVALDGCCVVVSPLIALMHDQLRAAQAVGIRAASLTSVDADWRETQDRLRNGDLDLLYVAPERASGEGFRNLLRSAKIALFAIDEAHCVSEWGHDFRPDYRLLRPLLDEFPQVPRLALTATADAHTRRDILVQLGIPEDGLIISGFDRPNIRYAVHPRDGLTRQLADLLAEEKGPGVVYAQTRAATEKLAETLGRSGRPVRAYHAGLDPAVRARNQSAFIASEDMVMVATVAFGMGIDKPDVRFVAHAGLPKSIEGYYQESGRAGRDGEPAVAHLFWGAEDFARARLRIAELEPARQSGERARIAALGALVETATCRRAILLRHFGEDPPPVCGNCDNCLTPPASVDATETARKYLSAVYRTGQSFGAGHIEAVLTGAPNDKVRERGHDRISVHGIVMGDEAALLRPVQRALLVRDALETTEHGGLMLGPNARPILRGEEEVRILLAPKRERRGRNARRGADANPVGDPLFDALRACRRELAQEQGVPPYVIFHDSTLREMAEQRPASIRDMSHISGIGQKKLDAYGDAFLAAIRPFL comes from the coding sequence ATGCCGCGCGACATTTCCACGCTTCTCCACGACATATTCGGTTTCACCGGCTTTCGCGGGGTGCAGGAACAGGTGGTCGGGCGCGTCATGGCGGGGCAGCCGACGCTCGCCATCATGCCGACCGGCGCGGGCAAGTCGCTCTGCTATCAGCTCCCCGCCGTGGCGCTCGACGGCTGCTGCGTCGTCGTCTCCCCGCTCATCGCGCTCATGCACGATCAGCTCCGCGCGGCGCAGGCCGTGGGCATCCGCGCCGCCAGCCTCACCAGCGTCGACGCCGACTGGCGCGAGACGCAGGACCGGCTGCGCAATGGCGACCTCGACCTCCTTTATGTCGCCCCGGAGCGGGCGAGCGGGGAGGGGTTCCGCAACCTGCTGCGCTCGGCGAAAATCGCGCTCTTCGCCATCGACGAAGCGCATTGCGTCTCCGAATGGGGCCATGATTTCCGCCCCGACTACCGTCTGCTGCGCCCGCTGCTCGACGAGTTTCCGCAGGTGCCGCGCCTTGCGCTCACGGCCACCGCCGATGCGCACACCCGCCGCGACATCCTCGTTCAGCTCGGCATTCCGGAGGACGGCCTCATCATTTCGGGCTTCGACCGCCCGAACATCCGCTACGCCGTCCATCCGCGCGACGGCCTCACCCGCCAGCTTGCCGATCTGCTTGCCGAGGAAAAGGGGCCGGGCGTCGTCTATGCCCAGACCCGCGCCGCGACCGAAAAGCTCGCCGAAACGCTGGGGCGCAGCGGCCGCCCGGTGCGCGCCTATCATGCCGGCCTCGACCCGGCGGTGCGCGCCCGCAATCAGTCCGCCTTCATCGCCAGCGAGGATATGGTGATGGTCGCCACCGTCGCCTTCGGCATGGGCATCGACAAGCCCGACGTGCGCTTTGTCGCCCATGCCGGCCTGCCCAAGTCGATTGAGGGCTATTATCAGGAATCGGGCCGGGCGGGCCGCGACGGCGAACCGGCGGTCGCGCATCTCTTCTGGGGGGCGGAGGATTTCGCCCGCGCCCGCCTGCGCATCGCCGAACTCGAACCCGCGCGCCAGTCCGGGGAGCGCGCGCGCATCGCTGCGCTCGGCGCTCTGGTCGAAACCGCCACCTGCCGCCGCGCCATATTGCTGCGCCACTTCGGCGAAGACCCGCCGCCCGTCTGCGGCAATTGCGACAATTGCCTGACTCCGCCCGCCAGCGTCGATGCGACCGAAACCGCGCGCAAATATCTCTCCGCCGTCTACCGCACCGGCCAGAGCTTCGGCGCGGGCCATATCGAGGCGGTGCTGACCGGCGCGCCCAATGACAAGGTGCGCGAGCGCGGCCATGACCGCATCTCCGTCCACGGCATCGTCATGGGCGACGAAGCCGCGCTGCTGCGCCCGGTCCAGCGCGCTCTGCTGGTGCGCGACGCGCTGGAAACGACCGAGCATGGCGGCCTGATGCTCGGCCCCAACGCCCGCCCGATCCTGCGCGGAGAGGAAGAAGTGCGCATCCTCCTGGCCCCCAAACGCGAACGACGCGGACGCAATGCACGCCGGGGCGCGGACGCGAACCCGGTCGGCGATCCGCTGTTCGACGCGCTGCGCGCCTGCCGCCGCGAACTGGCGCAGGAACAGGGGGTGCCGCCCTATGTCATCTTCCACGATTCGACGCTGCGTGAAATGGCCGAGCAGCGCCCGGCCTCGATCCGCGACATGAGCCACATCAGCGGCATCGGCCAGAAGAAGCTGGACGCCTATGGCGACGCTTTCCTCGCCGCGATCCGGCCGTTTCTCTGA
- the aroC gene encoding chorismate synthase, translating into MSFNSFGRVFRFSTWGESHGPAIGAVVDGCPPGLPLSEADIQPWLDLRRPGTSKFTTQRREPDEVRILSGVFEGKTTGTPISLMIENTDQRSKDYSEVAKAYRPGHADYAYDAKYGFRDYRGGGRSSARETASRVAAGAVARAVIPEVDIFAYVSEIGGDAIDFANFDPSQIGENPFFCPDPEAAKRWEALVDAARLDGSSLGAVVECVASGVPAGWGAPLYAKLDSELAAACMSINAVKGVEIGDGFAAARLRGEQNADPMRPGDGGSPVFLANHAGGIAGGISTGQPIKLRVAFKPTSSILIPVETVTREGEASDIITKGRHDPCVGIRGVPVVEAMMALVLADQKLLHRAQCGG; encoded by the coding sequence ATGAGTTTCAACAGCTTCGGACGTGTCTTCCGCTTTTCCACATGGGGGGAAAGCCATGGTCCCGCCATCGGCGCGGTCGTGGACGGCTGCCCGCCGGGCCTGCCCCTGAGCGAAGCCGACATCCAGCCATGGCTCGACCTGCGCAGGCCGGGCACGTCGAAATTCACCACCCAGCGCCGCGAACCGGATGAAGTGCGCATTCTGTCCGGGGTGTTCGAGGGGAAGACGACCGGCACGCCCATCAGCCTGATGATCGAAAATACCGACCAGCGCTCGAAGGATTATTCGGAGGTCGCCAAGGCCTACCGTCCCGGACACGCCGACTATGCCTATGACGCCAAATATGGCTTTCGCGACTATCGCGGCGGCGGGCGTTCCTCGGCGCGCGAGACGGCGAGCCGGGTCGCGGCGGGCGCGGTCGCCCGCGCGGTCATCCCCGAAGTCGACATCTTCGCCTATGTGAGCGAGATCGGCGGCGACGCCATCGACTTTGCGAACTTCGACCCGTCGCAGATCGGCGAGAACCCCTTCTTCTGCCCCGACCCTGAAGCCGCGAAACGCTGGGAAGCGCTGGTCGATGCCGCCCGCCTCGACGGCTCCTCGCTCGGCGCGGTGGTGGAATGCGTCGCATCCGGCGTGCCCGCCGGATGGGGCGCGCCGCTCTATGCCAAGCTCGACAGCGAACTTGCCGCCGCGTGCATGAGCATCAACGCGGTCAAGGGCGTCGAGATCGGCGACGGCTTTGCCGCAGCGCGGCTGCGCGGCGAGCAGAATGCCGATCCCATGCGCCCCGGCGATGGCGGCAGCCCGGTCTTCCTCGCCAACCATGCGGGCGGGATCGCGGGCGGCATCTCGACCGGCCAGCCGATCAAGCTGCGCGTCGCTTTCAAACCCACCAGCTCCATCCTCATCCCGGTTGAAACCGTCACGCGGGAGGGCGAAGCGTCCGACATCATCACCAAGGGCCGCCACGACCCGTGCGTGGGCATTCGCGGCGTGCCGGTGGTCGAAGCGATGATGGCGCTGGTCCTCGCCGACCAGAAGCTGCTCCACCGCGCGCAATGCGGCGGCTGA